The Opitutales bacterium genomic interval GAAGATAAGGATATGAAAACCGAGGAGCCGACTTCGAAGAAGAAGACGGAGCAGTTCCAAAAAGGTAATTTCGCGAAAGCACAGGAGATCGGGATGGTGGGATCACTCTCGTCAGCCTTTGTGATGATTTTGTTCATGGCTCAAGAGTCTGCCATGATCCTGGCCGAGTATGCGCGCTACATGTTTAACAACCTGTCTGACATCCAATTTACCAAGGAGATCGCCATGGAGCACATTGCCCAAGCGAGTCAGGTCTTGTTGCAGGCGGTGGGACCATTTGCAGCGGTTATGGCGGTCACTGCCGTCGTCGCAAATGGACTGCAAAGTGGGTTTAAACTGACACTTAAGCGCATGGAGCCGTCACTCACTCGCTTCAATCCTGTAGCCGGTTTCAAGAAATTTTTTGGCAAAGAAGTGTTTATGAACTTCGTATTTGATGTGGCGAAGTTCTTCGGGATTGGAGCCATCCTCTATGGCGTGCTGGATCGTATTCTCGCCGACCCCATCTTTCACACACCGGTCCCCGTAACACACATCGGCGGCTTCATTGTGAAGACCATTCTCGAGCTCTTTGCTCTCCTGATCGCCTTCATGATCATCATAGCGCTGTTACACTTCCTCTTTCAAAAGTGGAGGACACACAAAGACATGATGATGACCAAGCAGGAAGTGAAAGATGAGAACAAAAGCTCCCAAGGGGACCAAGAGATCAAGGGACGTCAGAAACAGTTTGCCCGAGAGATCCTCCAGAAGTCCATGATGCGCAAAGTTGAGACTGCCGACGTGGTCGTTACCAACCCTACACACTACGCGATTGCCTTAAGGTATGAACAAGGCAAGGACGCAGCTCCCATGATTGTCGCCATGGGTAAAGGCCACATTGCTAAACGCATTAAAGCGATCGCTGCTGAGCATGGTGTGCCGATGGTCGAAAATCGTCCCGTTGCTC includes:
- a CDS encoding EscU/YscU/HrcU family type III secretion system export apparatus switch protein, with translation MAEEDKDMKTEEPTSKKKTEQFQKGNFAKAQEIGMVGSLSSAFVMILFMAQESAMILAEYARYMFNNLSDIQFTKEIAMEHIAQASQVLLQAVGPFAAVMAVTAVVANGLQSGFKLTLKRMEPSLTRFNPVAGFKKFFGKEVFMNFVFDVAKFFGIGAILYGVLDRILADPIFHTPVPVTHIGGFIVKTILELFALLIAFMIIIALLHFLFQKWRTHKDMMMTKQEVKDENKSSQGDQEIKGRQKQFAREILQKSMMRKVETADVVVTNPTHYAIALRYEQGKDAAPMIVAMGKGHIAKRIKAIAAEHGVPMVENRPVARMLYSIGRLDQPIPAELYTVIAEILSYVYKRHRYYYHRLKQRRLEERLAS